The following coding sequences lie in one Apium graveolens cultivar Ventura chromosome 1, ASM990537v1, whole genome shotgun sequence genomic window:
- the LOC141676879 gene encoding non-specific lipid transfer protein GPI-anchored 26-like, which yields MGSKRIELGSLIILLMTLFWARTAAQSGCTSVLIGMASCLNYVTGSNTSTPSSSCCSSLASVVKSQPQCLCSALNGDAATALGIKINQTLALALPAVCEVQTPPVSRCYANGPAISPIGSPAASPSPSVSGSKETRANGATFGGSILKLPFLIVWFMALYASNFCSF from the exons ATGGGTTCCAAAAGAATTGAACTGGGCTCGCTCATTATCCTATTAATGACATTGTTCTGGGCAAGAACTGCAGCTCAGTCAGGGTGCACTAGCGTGCTCATTGGGATGGCATCATGCCTAAACTACGTTACTGGAAGCAACACATCGACCCCGTCTTCCTCATGCTGCTCATCACTGGCCAGTGTTGTTAAGTCACAGCCACAATGCCTTTGCAGTGCTCTGAATGGCGATGCTGCAACCGCTTTGGGAATCAAAATTAATCAGACACTAGCGCTTGCTCTTCCTGCTGTATGCGAAGTGCAGACTCCACCAGTTAGCCGCTGTTATG CTAATGGACCAGCAATCTCTCCAATTGGCTCGCCTGCTGCTTCTCCTAGCCCATCAGTTTCAG GATCTAAGGAGACTAGAGCAAATGGTGCAACTTTTGGTGGAAGTATATTGAAGTTGCCTTTTCTCATTGTTTGGTTCATGGCTTTGTACGCTTCAAATTTCTGCAGTTTCTAA
- the LOC141676884 gene encoding non-specific lipid transfer protein GPI-anchored 5-like, with the protein MAFQGIGVALVMFLVASLWTGSTAQSDCTNTLISLSPCLSFITGNASKPDSGCCTQLSRVAKSRPECLCEVLNGGGTSGIQVNQTQAQALPAVCNVQTPPPSSCNGGSPAGTPTKGTPSGPGSNSTPSKDNGTSDGSSTKLAAPLLFFLLFVASFASTFNG; encoded by the exons ATGGCATTTCAAGGAATCGGTGTAGCCCTTGTGATGTTCCTAGTGGCCAGTCTCTGGACAGGATCAACAGCTCAAAGTGATTGCACCAACACGCTAATTAGCTTGTCGCCTTGCCTTAGCTTTATTACAGGAAACGCCTCTAAGCCAGACTCAGGGTGCTGCACGCAGCTTAGTAGAGTTGCCAAGTCAAGGCCCGAGTGTTTGTGTGAAGTACTTAACGGTGGTGGAACATCTGGTATTCAAGTTAACCAAACTCAAGCTCAGGCCTTGCCTGCTGTCTGCAATGTTCAAACTCCACCTCCCAGTAGCTGTAACG GTGGTTCTCCAGCAGGCACTCCTACTAAAGGAACGCCTTCAG GCCCTGGATCCAACAGCACACCATCAAAAGATAACGGTACCTCAGATGGAAGCTCTACTAAATTGGCGGCGCCTCTGctcttctttcttctttttgtTGCATCATTTGCCTCtaccttcaacggatga
- the LOC141676861 gene encoding putative nucleoredoxin 1-1 has translation MGLVPITLKVTPGDEVILENIILDDDERVDPSIIKGFHEEFKDKYVCIFMLPMSPGHKKSMVLDTTRLRDVHEQIKSSGGNFNVICVPTHIEHNKNDFEYFNPYHEYLEIKFCTSFHHIHLDDSACLKRMESMIGIPKDPEAAYVILGPMNGSCRKVVSILNSDFFKWHGAEAFPFTTEKIQQLTCEDEALWSCKYDLGTLLSMPDRDYVISNDCTKVPVFDLHQRTVCLLFYEDTLDCRNWTEKLKNLYVARNDFEVVVVFPITFGHDHSVEFKNRRRTLKFWKVFGDMPWLAIPLDDPKCTQLWRIFSKQCSDKLKLLIIYSRGQYFEENGFKVLVETGFKKYPFMRKEVVRTSVAAKREKNLSSFLGRNELIRGRDLYYAGREKFTVSKLLGCSVVLLFLGVSGFRGFSDLLTGLHFNHGVTAQGVESFEIVYIPMTESPPEIVPDCDWMLVSPKEHLISVFHHFFDDEITKNPGKQFTMAMVSFGQFGHYNHRGIMYTNCSKEAYNLFLETFPFNDNKDKEGFKVLYNAAINRPGKKMDDLLNRVGIDSVICYFHLIF, from the exons ATGGGGTTAGTGCCAATCACTCTCAAAGTAACCCCCGGAGATGAGGTTATTTTGGAGAATATTATTTTAGATGATGACGAGAGAGTTGATCCTTCTATCATCAAG GGTTTTCATGAAGAATTTAAAGATAAATATGTGTGCATATTTATGCTCCCCATGTCTCCTGGCCATAAGAAATCTATGGTTCTTGATACTACCAGGTTGAGGGACGTTCATGAGCAAATTAAGTCTTCTGGTGGAAATTTTAATGTCATTTGTGTGCCTACACATATAGAGCataataaaaatgattttgaatACTTCAATCCATACCATGAATACTTGGAGATCAAATTTTGCACTTCATTCCATCATATTCATCTCGATGATTCTGCATGCTTGAAGCGGATGGAGAGTATGATTGGTATCCCGAAAGATCCTGAAGCGGCCTATGTTATCCTTGGTCCGATGAATGGTTCGTGCAGAAAGGTTGTCAGTATCCTTAATAGTGACTTTTTCAAGTGGCATGGAGCTGAAGCTTTTCCATTTACCACAGAAAAGATACAACAACTGACATGCGAGGATGAAGCTTTGTGGAGTTGCAAATATGATCTTGGAACTCTTTTATCAATGCCTGATCGTGATTATGTTATCTCAAATGACTGCACAAAG GTCCCTGTTTTTGATCTACATCAAAGGACTGTTTGCCTCTTATTCTATGAAGATACTTTGGATTGCAGAAATTGGACGGAGAAACTTAAGAATCTTTACGTAGCACGTAACGATTTTGAGGTGGTGGTTGTCTTCCCCATTACTTTTGGGCATGATCACTCAGTGGAATTCAAGAATCGGAGACGCACCTTAAAATTTTGGAAGGTGTTCGGTGACATGCCATGGTTGGCAATCCCTCTTGATGACCCCAAATGCACGCAGCTGTGGCGCATTTTCAGTAAACAGTGCAGTGATAAACTAAAGTTGCTCATAATTTACTCTAGAGGACAATACTTCGAGGAAAATGGATTCAAAGTCCTGGTGGAGACTGGATTTAAAAAATATCCTTTTATGAGAAAGGAAGTGGTGCGGACTTCAGTTGCAGCAAAAAGAGAAAAGAACTTGTCCTCATTTTTGGGACGAAATGAACTTATTCGTGGTAGGGATTTGTATTATGCTGGACGG GAGAAATTTACAGTCTCCAAACTCTTGGGATGTTCAGTTGTCCTCCTTTTTTTGGGAGTATCAGGCTTTAGAGGCTTTAGTGACTTGCTGACTGGTCTACATTTTAATCATGGAGTTACCGCCCAGGGTGTTGAAAGTTTTGAGATAGTTTACATTCCAATGACAGAATCTCCCCCCGAGATTGTCCCTGACTGTGACTGGATGCTGGTTAGCCCCAAGGAGCACCTGATTTCTGTTTTTCATCACTTTTTTGATGACGAAATTACAAAAAATCCAGGAAAACAATTCACCATGGCGATGGTTAGTTTTGGACAGTTTGGACATTATAATCATCGTGGAATCATGTATACCAACTGTTCCAAGGAGGCATATAACTTATTTTTGGAGACCTTCCCGTTTAATGACAACAAAGACAAGGAAGGCTTCAAAGTTCTATATAATGCTGCAATAAACAGACCAGGAAAGAAGATGGATGACTTGTTGAATCGCGTAGGCATCGATTCGGTAATTTGCTATTTTCATTTGATTTTCTAA
- the LOC141676869 gene encoding uncharacterized protein LOC141676869, whose product MMQNEIQLKPEEDDYSDISLRPMDVDDIDDFMVWATDDKVSQYCSWSTYTSKEQAMNYMTNIVAPHPWLRAICLKNRVIGSISVTPFQGNDACRGELGYVLASKYWGKGIATRAVKMVASVIFVEWPHLERLEALVDVANVGSQRVLMKAGFEREGVLRKYRILKGRTRDMVIFSLLSSEVTQS is encoded by the coding sequence ATGATGCAGAATGAGATTCAGCTCAAGCCAGAAGAAGATGACTATTCAGATATAAGTCTGAGGCCGATGGATGTCGATGACATCGATGATTTCATGGTATGGGCTACAGATGATAAGGTGAGTCAATATTGTTCATGGTCTACCTACACTTCAAAAGAACAGGCTATGAACTATATGACTAACATTGTAGCACCCCATCCCTGGTTAAGAGCCATATGCCTGAAAAATCGCGTGATTGGATCCATTTCTGTGACACCGTTTCAGGGAAATGATGCATGTCGAGGTGAACTTGGTTATGTTTTAGCTTCGAAGTACTGGGGCAAAGGCATTGCCACAAGGGCTGTGAAAATGGTGGCCTCAGTGATATTTGTTGAGTGGCCACATTTAGAAAGATTGGAAGCTCTGGTTGATGTTGCGAATGTTGGATCACAGAGAGTGTTGATGAAAGCTGGATTCGAGAGAGAAGGTGTTTTGAGGAAGTATAGGATTCTGAAGGGAAGGACTAGAGACATGGTGATTTTTAGCCTTCTTTCTAGTGAAGTTACTCAAAGTTAA